A region from the Melioribacteraceae bacterium 4301-Me genome encodes:
- a CDS encoding deoxyhypusine synthase: protein MRSKKDYLKSIIKHIDIKEHNVVKLVDSMQHMAFSARDLYRAANIYERMLQDKDCTVILTLAGSLFSAGLKKVVFDLVDNNMVDVIVSTGAIMVDQDFFEALGFKHYIGSPFVDDNELRDLHIDRIYDTFIDEDELRICDETTAKIFNSLEPRPYSSRELLWHFGKYLDENGGPKVSDSVIYAAYKNNVPIFVPAFSDCSAGFGIVMHQTNNPDRHLSFDSGKDFLELTQIKLNSKETGIFMVGGGVPKNFTQDIVVAADILQENVPMHKYAIQITVADVRDGALSSSTLKEASSWGKVDQAFEQMVYSEATLAMPLIAGYAYHKGAYKNRIKRELQKIFIKEPAAAK, encoded by the coding sequence ATGCGCTCAAAAAAAGATTATCTTAAAAGTATAATCAAACATATCGATATAAAAGAACATAATGTTGTTAAACTCGTCGACTCGATGCAGCACATGGCTTTTTCCGCTAGAGACTTGTATCGTGCGGCAAACATTTATGAGCGGATGCTGCAGGATAAAGATTGTACCGTTATTTTGACTCTTGCCGGAAGTTTATTTAGTGCAGGACTAAAAAAGGTTGTTTTCGATTTGGTGGATAATAATATGGTAGATGTTATTGTCTCTACTGGAGCTATTATGGTTGACCAAGACTTTTTTGAGGCTTTAGGATTTAAACATTATATTGGCTCACCTTTTGTAGACGACAATGAATTACGCGATTTACATATCGATAGAATATATGACACATTTATTGACGAAGATGAACTGAGAATCTGCGATGAAACTACAGCAAAAATTTTTAATAGTTTGGAACCAAGGCCATACTCATCACGTGAATTATTATGGCATTTCGGCAAATATCTTGATGAAAACGGCGGACCAAAAGTTAGCGACAGCGTAATCTATGCTGCTTATAAAAATAATGTTCCAATTTTTGTCCCTGCTTTTTCTGATTGCTCAGCTGGATTTGGAATTGTAATGCACCAAACAAATAATCCGGATAGACATCTTTCATTTGATTCTGGTAAAGATTTTCTTGAATTAACTCAAATAAAACTAAACAGCAAAGAGACAGGAATTTTTATGGTAGGCGGCGGCGTTCCTAAAAATTTCACACAGGATATTGTAGTTGCAGCTGATATTTTACAAGAAAATGTACCTATGCACAAATATGCTATTCAAATTACAGTTGCAGATGTTAGAGACGGTGCTCTTTCAAGTTCAACGCTGAAAGAAGCATCTTCATGGGGAAAAGTTGACCAGGCTTTCGAACAAATGGTCTATTCAGAAGCTACTTTAGCAATGCCACTTATTGCAGGTTACGCATACCACAAGGGTGCTTATAAAAATCGAATTAAAAGAGAACTGCAAAAAATATTTATTAAGGAACCAGCAGCAGCTAAATAA
- the sufD gene encoding Fe-S cluster assembly protein SufD, with product MQTHKNQIEWYLDKFSFFESKLNGRLQSPIHQIRRNAIEQLAQMNFPSTKNEEWKFTNVSPILNYNFIPAVNADLYDISNLKIDPYLLKGFDSHLLVFFNGNFVRSLSRLEELPKGIILDSLSLLEKENPELLKKYINKISSIDNAFNALNTAFAYDGAVLIVPDNVVVEKPIQVLFLSESTQENLLNQPRNLFVVGKNSQVEIITNYQGISAKEYLSNIVTEILVGENSYVDLYKVQNESENSFHIEKVQALQKRSSVFNHYNFVFGGSLVRNDINSLLDDEGIECHFYGLYLTNKKRHVDNHTFVDHAKPNCMSNELYKGIMDDQSRGVFNGKILVRKGAQKTNAYQSNKAILLSDKAMIDTKPQLEIFADDVKCSHGAAIGSLDEISEFYIRSRGVPEDIAKSMLIRAFASDVVEQVKIPELKEQLNHLVFEHLHRKEITNQ from the coding sequence ATGCAAACACACAAAAATCAAATAGAGTGGTATCTCGATAAATTTAGTTTTTTTGAAAGCAAACTGAATGGACGTTTACAATCACCCATTCATCAGATAAGGAGAAATGCTATTGAGCAATTGGCTCAGATGAATTTTCCTTCGACTAAAAATGAAGAATGGAAGTTTACAAATGTTTCTCCAATTTTAAATTATAACTTTATCCCGGCTGTCAACGCTGATTTGTATGATATTTCTAATCTTAAAATAGACCCCTACTTGCTTAAAGGTTTTGATTCACATCTTCTTGTATTCTTTAACGGAAATTTTGTAAGAAGTCTAAGCCGGCTGGAAGAATTGCCTAAAGGAATAATTCTTGACAGTCTTAGTCTTTTAGAGAAAGAAAATCCTGAACTTTTGAAAAAATATATTAATAAAATTTCGAGTATAGATAATGCATTTAATGCATTAAATACTGCTTTTGCCTACGATGGTGCAGTGTTGATTGTTCCAGATAATGTAGTAGTTGAAAAACCAATTCAAGTTTTATTTTTAAGTGAAAGTACCCAGGAAAATTTGTTAAATCAGCCTCGAAACCTTTTTGTGGTAGGCAAGAATAGTCAAGTTGAAATAATAACTAATTATCAAGGAATAAGTGCTAAAGAATATTTAAGCAACATAGTAACAGAGATTTTGGTGGGTGAAAATTCGTACGTTGATTTATATAAAGTTCAAAACGAAAGCGAGAATTCGTTTCATATAGAAAAAGTTCAGGCCTTACAAAAACGAAGCAGCGTATTTAATCATTATAATTTTGTTTTTGGCGGTTCACTTGTTAGAAATGATATTAATTCTCTTTTAGATGATGAAGGAATAGAATGTCATTTTTATGGACTATATTTGACCAACAAAAAAAGGCATGTTGATAATCATACTTTTGTAGATCATGCTAAACCAAATTGTATGAGCAATGAACTTTATAAAGGAATTATGGATGATCAGTCAAGAGGGGTTTTTAATGGCAAGATTTTAGTACGAAAAGGCGCCCAAAAAACAAATGCATATCAATCAAACAAAGCCATATTGCTTTCCGACAAGGCAATGATAGACACAAAACCACAGTTGGAAATATTTGCTGATGATGTAAAATGTTCTCATGGAGCAGCTATTGGTTCATTAGATGAAATCTCAGAGTTTTACATTCGTTCAAGAGGAGTGCCTGAGGATATTGCAAAATCAATGTTAATTAGAGCTTTTGCAAGTGATGTTGTTGAACAAGTGAAAATACCGGAGTTAAAAGAACAGTTAAATCATCTTGTATTTGAACATTTGCACAGAAAAGAAATAACCAACCAATAA
- a CDS encoding T9SS type A sorting domain-containing protein — protein sequence MKKIIYLTLTFYMLIAAKTPAQKRENLTVAIEAKTQKESLAQNQNKSYPVDARPFLEKFYKANGIDLSELSKTYNPTLKKAAAWNFNVGDSHYWYAANFVTNNYDYLPTTCRAVGTHCYIFVVDSLWQKGYVTQAAVDSVEANFDSRTPANSNKGIYDTEKEIFGNPPDYFDNDPKIIIVILDIKDGWTPNSQGGFIAGFFDYTNQYSKSLTNGHSNEAEMYYLDAYPLNLKVESEIKKGMRTTAHEFQHMIHFNYFPTKDVTFFDEGFSEVAAVICGYPFYSSGSYQDESNIFLLNWRGSDDPKVLNDYSRAARFTLYLKEQFGNQIFTKYMLNQIKGISGLNYALNQIGSTRRFNDILVDFFIANYLNNKTVNPKWGYDYPGIPKMKSIVYGNPNVPQTNSSIYKLASMYLTFPQGSNLSVNVNNNNQTAIKAKAIKIGSGTAAVEDITMNSNFSVSGFGTTYNEITVLVYHNDDNASSNGPFSFSYSASGTANNAPIEIAYDNGEPKYAQVDNLIANDSVGVVFSGLPGAKLDSIRVALRQAGSMSGGIWKYTGVLQPSPFAAKLASFIATSNISVRPPVPYPVPYNNWVKVDLQQYNIDVSQDFVVSFVMAGTYASDGSGDNRVMVGEVAGSYPYPSITYLHQPSSGSPRWVYIVGDGTIYPYLIRAYVSYPTSVSNEPIELLPSAYSLEQNYPNPFNPSTTIKFSLPKKEFVKLKVYDLLGREIATLIDGELSQGEHSVNFDAKGLASGVYIYRLVTDKYNSAKKMILLR from the coding sequence ATGAAAAAAATAATATATCTCACCTTGACTTTTTACATGCTGATTGCGGCTAAAACTCCAGCTCAGAAAAGAGAAAATTTAACAGTGGCAATTGAAGCTAAAACTCAAAAAGAAAGTTTAGCACAAAACCAAAATAAAAGCTATCCAGTTGATGCTAGACCATTTCTCGAAAAATTCTACAAGGCAAATGGAATTGATTTATCAGAACTAAGCAAAACTTATAACCCCACGTTAAAAAAAGCTGCAGCTTGGAATTTTAATGTGGGGGATTCTCATTATTGGTATGCAGCAAATTTTGTTACAAACAATTATGATTATCTTCCTACAACATGTCGTGCAGTAGGTACTCATTGCTACATTTTTGTTGTTGACAGTCTATGGCAAAAAGGATATGTAACACAAGCTGCTGTAGATAGTGTAGAGGCAAATTTTGATTCGCGCACTCCAGCAAATTCAAATAAAGGAATTTATGATACTGAAAAAGAAATATTTGGTAATCCACCGGATTACTTTGATAATGATCCTAAAATAATTATTGTTATTTTGGATATAAAAGATGGTTGGACCCCCAACTCTCAAGGTGGTTTTATCGCTGGCTTTTTTGATTACACAAATCAGTATAGCAAATCACTAACAAATGGTCACAGTAACGAAGCGGAAATGTATTATCTTGATGCTTACCCATTGAATTTAAAAGTAGAGAGTGAAATTAAAAAAGGCATGCGTACCACAGCTCATGAATTCCAGCATATGATTCATTTTAATTATTTTCCTACGAAAGACGTAACATTTTTTGATGAAGGATTTTCAGAGGTTGCTGCGGTTATTTGTGGATATCCGTTTTATTCCTCGGGCAGTTACCAGGATGAATCGAATATATTTCTGCTTAATTGGCGTGGGAGCGATGATCCAAAAGTGTTAAACGATTATTCACGCGCGGCGAGATTTACCCTTTACTTAAAAGAACAATTTGGAAATCAGATATTTACTAAGTATATGCTTAACCAAATAAAGGGAATTTCTGGGTTAAATTATGCTCTTAACCAAATTGGAAGCACAAGGCGTTTCAACGATATTTTAGTTGATTTCTTTATAGCAAATTACTTGAACAACAAAACTGTTAATCCCAAATGGGGATACGATTATCCCGGCATCCCTAAGATGAAATCGATTGTGTATGGCAATCCTAATGTACCACAAACAAACAGCAGCATTTATAAACTTGCTTCTATGTATTTAACTTTTCCCCAGGGGTCTAACCTTTCTGTTAACGTAAACAATAATAATCAGACTGCAATAAAAGCAAAAGCAATTAAAATTGGCAGCGGTACAGCTGCAGTAGAAGATATAACTATGAATTCAAACTTTAGTGTTTCAGGTTTTGGGACAACATACAATGAAATTACTGTTCTTGTTTACCACAATGATGATAACGCTTCCAGCAACGGGCCATTTTCTTTTTCTTACTCTGCTTCCGGCACTGCCAATAATGCACCAATTGAAATTGCGTATGATAATGGAGAACCCAAATATGCGCAAGTAGACAATTTAATAGCGAATGATTCTGTTGGTGTCGTTTTTTCTGGATTACCCGGTGCTAAACTTGATTCAATTAGGGTTGCATTAAGGCAGGCTGGTTCTATGAGCGGTGGGATATGGAAGTACACTGGAGTATTACAACCATCTCCTTTTGCTGCAAAACTGGCATCCTTTATCGCAACATCTAATATTTCTGTCAGACCACCAGTACCTTATCCGGTACCATACAACAATTGGGTTAAAGTAGACCTTCAGCAATATAACATTGATGTTTCTCAAGATTTTGTTGTGTCATTTGTTATGGCTGGCACTTATGCAAGTGATGGTTCAGGAGATAATAGGGTTATGGTTGGCGAGGTAGCTGGAAGTTATCCTTATCCAAGTATTACATACCTACATCAACCATCTAGTGGTTCCCCAAGATGGGTTTACATTGTAGGTGATGGAACAATTTATCCATATTTGATAAGAGCTTATGTCAGTTATCCAACTTCTGTTTCAAATGAGCCCATAGAATTACTTCCAAGTGCTTATTCACTTGAACAAAACTATCCGAACCCATTTAATCCATCTACCACAATTAAGTTTAGTTTGCCAAAAAAAGAATTTGTAAAATTGAAAGTATACGATTTATTAGGAAGAGAAATTGCAACCCTAATTGATGGTGAATTAAGTCAAGGTGAGCATTCGGTTAATTTTGATGCTAAAGGTCTCGCAAGTGGGGTTTATATTTACCGTTTAGTGACTGATAAATATAATAGTGCTAAAAAGATGATTTTACTGAGATAG
- a CDS encoding BrxA/BrxB family bacilliredoxin, translating into MFNINLKPPIYDPEAVQPMRDELIYVGFEELLTPQRVEDVLSLKDDKTTLVMINSVCGCAAGSARPGVTLSLQHNVIPDRLVTVFAGQDRDAVDYLREKYLSAYPPSSPSLALIKNCEVIFMMPRYKFEGRYPEEISEDLRKIYDQHCGRKGPSISEEKYAKLVHAKACGSKIPLA; encoded by the coding sequence ATGTTCAATATAAATCTAAAACCACCAATATATGATCCTGAAGCGGTTCAACCAATGCGGGATGAACTGATTTATGTTGGCTTTGAGGAACTGCTTACCCCTCAAAGAGTTGAAGATGTTTTATCGTTAAAAGATGATAAAACAACTTTAGTAATGATTAACTCCGTCTGTGGATGCGCTGCAGGAAGTGCACGACCTGGAGTTACTCTTTCTCTTCAACATAATGTAATTCCAGATAGGCTTGTTACTGTGTTTGCTGGCCAAGATAGAGATGCAGTGGATTACCTGCGCGAAAAATATTTGAGCGCTTATCCGCCATCTTCTCCTTCATTAGCGTTGATTAAAAATTGTGAAGTTATTTTTATGATGCCGCGATATAAATTTGAAGGTAGATACCCTGAAGAAATTTCAGAAGATTTGAGAAAAATTTACGACCAGCATTGCGGCAGAAAAGGTCCATCTATTTCTGAAGAAAAATATGCTAAACTTGTTCATGCAAAAGCATGTGGTTCAAAAATACCATTGGCTTAA
- a CDS encoding SufS family cysteine desulfurase, with translation MLKVENNIAVKRKFNINEVREDFPILKRLVNDKPLVYLDNAATTQKPQVVIDSLNHYYTYDNANIHRGLYFLSELATESYENARLKVKEFINALSSSEIIFVRGATEAINLVANSFFMGKYFNDGDEIIISAMEHHSNIVPWQLIQNKIDLKLRVIPMNDAGELDIDEYEKMFSSKTKLVSVVYISNSLGTINPVKKITEIAHKNNVPVLLDAAQAVPHIKIDVQELDCDFLVFSGHKVFGPTGIGVLYGKTEYLESMPPYQGGGDMIRTVSFEKTTFDDLPHKFEAGTPNIAGGIGLGAAIDYLNQFDRNELTNYEKLLLDYATEKLHEVEGLKIIGTAKEKASVISFVINGIHPYDIGTIIDTDGIAIRTGHHCTQPVMTRFNLSATARASFAFYNTKEEIDKLVLSLLKVKKMFAI, from the coding sequence GTGTTGAAAGTAGAAAATAATATTGCAGTTAAAAGAAAGTTTAATATCAACGAAGTAAGAGAAGATTTTCCTATTCTAAAAAGATTGGTGAACGATAAACCGCTTGTTTATCTTGATAATGCGGCTACAACCCAAAAACCACAGGTTGTGATTGATAGTTTGAATCACTATTACACTTACGATAATGCAAATATCCATAGAGGTCTATATTTTTTGAGCGAACTGGCTACAGAATCTTATGAAAACGCAAGACTAAAAGTTAAGGAATTTATTAATGCATTAAGTTCTTCCGAGATAATATTTGTTAGAGGAGCAACAGAAGCTATTAACTTAGTGGCTAATTCTTTTTTTATGGGGAAATATTTTAATGACGGTGATGAGATTATTATCTCTGCTATGGAACATCATTCTAATATTGTTCCATGGCAATTAATTCAGAATAAAATCGATTTGAAGCTGCGAGTAATTCCAATGAATGATGCTGGTGAACTGGATATTGATGAATACGAAAAGATGTTCTCGTCAAAAACAAAATTGGTCTCCGTTGTTTACATTTCTAATTCTTTGGGGACAATCAATCCCGTTAAGAAAATTACAGAAATTGCCCATAAAAATAATGTACCTGTTCTTTTAGATGCTGCACAAGCTGTGCCTCATATAAAAATTGATGTGCAAGAACTTGACTGTGACTTTTTAGTCTTTTCCGGTCATAAAGTTTTCGGTCCAACCGGCATTGGTGTGCTTTACGGTAAGACTGAGTACCTAGAGAGTATGCCTCCTTATCAAGGTGGAGGTGATATGATTAGAACTGTCTCTTTTGAAAAAACTACATTTGATGATTTGCCGCATAAATTTGAAGCTGGAACACCAAATATTGCCGGCGGTATTGGCTTAGGTGCTGCTATAGATTACTTAAATCAATTTGATAGAAATGAACTTACTAATTACGAAAAATTATTGCTTGATTATGCAACAGAAAAACTCCATGAGGTTGAAGGATTAAAAATAATTGGCACTGCTAAAGAGAAAGCCTCCGTTATCTCTTTTGTTATCAATGGCATTCATCCTTATGATATTGGAACAATAATAGATACAGACGGAATTGCAATTAGGACCGGTCATCACTGCACTCAGCCTGTAATGACAAGATTTAATCTTTCTGCAACAGCCAGAGCATCATTCGCTTTTTATAATACTAAAGAAGAAATTGATAAACTTGTTTTAAGTTTACTGAAAGTAAAAAAAATGTTTGCAATTTAG
- a CDS encoding Rrf2 family transcriptional regulator: MKFSAQEEYGLRCMLRIAKFYDVGKSLTIPEISRAEGISEHNTGKILRILRLGGLLEAERGQLGGYTLSRPPEKILVGDVLQILGGRLYDDSFCQSHTGIADICTNSIDCSVRSLWKLIQDAVDGVVRNLTLKDLLGTESNLFKMFNLHATSRN; this comes from the coding sequence ATGAAATTTAGTGCACAGGAAGAATATGGCTTGAGATGTATGTTAAGGATTGCAAAGTTTTATGACGTTGGCAAATCTTTAACTATACCCGAAATAAGCAGAGCTGAAGGCATTTCTGAACATAATACTGGAAAAATTTTAAGGATACTTCGATTGGGAGGACTGCTGGAGGCTGAACGGGGTCAATTGGGTGGTTATACTTTATCACGCCCACCCGAAAAGATTTTGGTAGGTGATGTCCTTCAAATATTAGGAGGCAGATTGTACGATGATAGCTTTTGTCAATCACATACCGGAATAGCAGATATTTGTACAAACTCAATTGATTGTTCTGTACGCTCACTTTGGAAGTTAATTCAAGATGCCGTTGATGGAGTTGTTCGTAACCTTACTTTAAAAGATTTGCTCGGCACGGAAAGTAATTTGTTTAAAATGTTTAATCTCCATGCCACAAGTAGAAATTAG
- a CDS encoding SUF system Fe-S cluster assembly protein — MIDKGKLEQQIISVLKTCYDPEIPVDIWELGLIYEIRIDNDGQVYIKMTLTSPACPVAGSLPGEVKEKVKNIPDVKDVYVDLVWEPRWDKDMMSEEAKLELGFM; from the coding sequence ATGATTGATAAAGGAAAACTTGAACAGCAAATTATTTCGGTACTTAAAACTTGCTACGACCCTGAGATTCCAGTAGATATTTGGGAGCTGGGCTTAATTTACGAAATAAGAATTGATAATGATGGACAAGTTTACATCAAAATGACCTTAACATCTCCAGCTTGTCCAGTAGCTGGAAGTCTGCCAGGTGAAGTAAAAGAGAAAGTTAAAAATATTCCTGATGTTAAAGATGTTTATGTGGATTTAGTTTGGGAGCCGCGATGGGATAAAGATATGATGAGTGAAGAAGCAAAGTTAGAACTGGGGTTTATGTAA
- a CDS encoding NAD-dependent epimerase/dehydratase family protein: protein MRVLITGGAGFLGINLIRYLLKKGAEVSSLDYAPFDYPDVKDKVKIIIGDIRTRESVERAMENCDYVVHSAMALPLYPEKDIISTGIDGTKLLLEVAYKKNIKKFIHISSTAVYGIPDHHPIYEDDKLDGVGPYGKAKVEAEKICLEYRNKGMCVPIIRPKSFIGPERLGVFALLYDWAYTGHNFPMIGKGDNRYQLLDVEDLCEAIYLIITLPNEKVNDIFNIGAKVFTTMREDYQAVLDYAGYGKKIISLPEKPIIFSLRILEKLNLSPLYKWVYETASKDSFVSVEKAEKILGFTPKYSNKDALIRNFKWYIENLESFKNQSGVSHRVPWKQGILKIAKWFF from the coding sequence ATGAGAGTACTGATAACTGGCGGTGCAGGCTTTTTGGGGATTAATTTAATTAGATATTTACTAAAAAAAGGTGCCGAAGTTAGTTCTTTAGATTACGCCCCTTTTGATTACCCCGATGTTAAAGATAAAGTTAAAATAATTATTGGTGATATTCGTACTCGTGAAAGTGTGGAAAGAGCAATGGAAAACTGCGATTATGTTGTTCATTCTGCAATGGCTCTGCCTTTATATCCGGAAAAAGACATAATTAGTACCGGCATCGACGGCACTAAATTACTTTTAGAAGTTGCATATAAAAAAAATATAAAAAAATTTATTCACATCTCATCAACTGCTGTTTACGGCATTCCAGATCATCACCCAATTTATGAAGATGATAAACTTGACGGTGTCGGTCCATACGGCAAAGCAAAAGTTGAAGCTGAAAAAATTTGTTTAGAATATCGTAATAAAGGAATGTGCGTTCCCATAATAAGACCCAAATCATTTATAGGTCCAGAGCGTTTGGGTGTTTTTGCATTACTATATGATTGGGCTTATACAGGTCACAACTTCCCAATGATTGGCAAAGGTGATAACCGATATCAGCTGCTTGATGTAGAAGACCTTTGTGAAGCAATTTATTTAATTATTACTCTGCCGAATGAAAAGGTAAATGATATTTTTAATATAGGTGCAAAAGTATTTACTACTATGAGGGAAGACTATCAAGCTGTACTTGATTATGCAGGTTATGGTAAAAAAATTATTAGTCTCCCAGAAAAACCAATTATCTTTTCTTTAAGAATTTTAGAAAAATTAAACCTTTCACCTTTGTATAAATGGGTATATGAAACAGCGTCAAAAGATTCTTTTGTTTCGGTTGAAAAAGCTGAAAAAATATTAGGATTTACTCCTAAGTACTCAAATAAAGATGCTCTTATTAGAAATTTTAAATGGTATATAGAGAATTTAGAGTCATTTAAAAATCAATCCGGTGTTTCTCACAGAGTACCATGGAAACAAGGAATTTTGAAAATAGCTAAGTGGTTTTTTTAA